One window from the genome of uncultured Tateyamaria sp. encodes:
- a CDS encoding cytochrome c biogenesis protein CcdA, protein MFGIDIIDASLIPAMSVALLAGIISFLSPCVLPIVPPYLAYMSGMTVGEMSEGRSGRSRATVTALFFVLGLSTVFIILGFAASAFGAFFLQNQILFAQISGAVIMIFGLHFLGVFRIPFLDREARMEAGDQGGSSFGAYILGLAFAFGWTPCIGPQLGAILTLAASEASVTRGTFLLGVYAAGLGIPFLLAAMFMSRAMGLMNRIKRHMALIEKIMGGLLVLVGAAMLFGLFTRFSFWLLEQFPALATLG, encoded by the coding sequence ATGTTTGGAATCGATATCATCGACGCAAGCCTGATCCCGGCCATGAGCGTCGCGCTGCTGGCGGGCATCATCAGCTTTCTCAGCCCTTGCGTGCTGCCCATCGTACCGCCCTATCTGGCGTATATGTCGGGCATGACCGTGGGCGAGATGTCCGAAGGTCGTTCGGGCCGCAGCCGCGCCACTGTAACCGCACTGTTCTTCGTGTTGGGGCTGTCGACGGTGTTCATCATCCTCGGCTTTGCCGCGTCGGCCTTCGGCGCGTTTTTCCTGCAGAACCAGATCCTGTTCGCACAGATTTCTGGCGCAGTGATCATGATCTTTGGCCTGCATTTCCTGGGCGTGTTCCGGATCCCCTTTCTGGACCGCGAGGCGCGGATGGAAGCGGGCGATCAGGGCGGATCATCCTTCGGCGCGTATATCCTTGGTCTCGCGTTCGCCTTCGGCTGGACGCCGTGCATCGGTCCGCAATTGGGTGCAATCCTGACACTTGCCGCGTCCGAGGCGTCGGTGACCCGTGGCACCTTCCTGCTGGGGGTCTATGCGGCGGGCTTGGGCATTCCATTTCTCTTGGCCGCGATGTTCATGAGCCGGGCCATGGGCCTGATGAACCGGATCAAGCGACATATGGCGCTGATCGAGAAGATCATGGGCGGGCTGCTGGTTCTCGTCGGGGCCGCCATGCTCTTTGGCCTCTTTACCCGGTTCTCATTCTGGTTGCTGGAACAGTTTCCGGCTTTGGCAACGCTCGGCTAA
- a CDS encoding sulfurtransferase TusA family protein, which yields MDNAHELDAVGLLCPLPVLKARKRLQALAPGDVLIVSADDPAAVVDVPHFCAEAGHTLVSADTDGPIQRYAIRKG from the coding sequence ATGGACAATGCACATGAACTCGATGCGGTGGGCCTGCTGTGCCCCCTGCCCGTCCTCAAGGCCCGCAAGCGATTGCAGGCGCTGGCCCCGGGTGACGTTCTGATCGTGTCGGCCGATGATCCGGCCGCGGTCGTGGATGTTCCGCATTTCTGCGCAGAGGCAGGGCATACGCTGGTGTCCGCCGATACCGACGGCCCGATCCAGCGTTACGCCATCCGAAAAGGATAA